Below is a genomic region from Streptomyces roseoviridis.
CCGTCCGGGTCGTCGGAGAGGACCACGTGCTGGGGGTCGGTGCGGCCCACCCGGGCGGGGTCGATCGGCTGCCCCGGGAGGCGGTCGACGCAGGTGGGCCGCCCGCCTCTCAGGCGCTCGTACACGCTCGGCCCGGCCAGGGTGAAGGCCCCGCCGGCGGTGGCCAGGGCCACCCCGTCGACCTTCGCGGTCACGTCCAGGCGCATGCCGCGCAGGTCGTTGCCCCTTCGGACGATGTCGCGGCACACCGTGTGCAGTTCGACCTCGGTGGGGGTGGGGGTGGCGACGAACAGGTCCGTGGTGGCGGCGAACGATATCGACCGCATGAGGAACTGGTGACCGAAGGCCACTCCGTACTCGGCGTGGGCGAGCAGCGGGCCGCTCTGGCGGACCGACTCGACCAGCAGCATGGGGTCCTGGTAGCCGCCGGACTGGGCGAAGAGCGCGTGGCCCCGCGGCCACTGGGCCGTCACCACGAAGGTGTGCGGCTCGGCCGTCGGCCGCCAGCCGGTGAGCAGGACCTCGGACACGGCGGCTCGGTGGACGTACTGGCGCGGAACGGTGGTGGTGAGACGCGTGATGGCGGAGTCGAGCATTGCGGTCATGGCTGGCGCTCCTGTCTGTTTTCGGGCAGGGCGGAGCTGCTGAGCGTGCGGCAACAGCCCCCGGTCCACACACCCCACAAAATACAGACAGGTCTGTTGGGTAAATCAAGTAAAAAGTTGGGGTCGGGCGTGTCGGGGAGTGGAGGGCGAGCCTCCGCGATCCTTGACTGCACTGGGCAACGACCGTTCCACGCAACGAGGTTGACGAACGGACAGTTTTGCCGGTTCTTGGCCATCATGCCGCAGTCGCTGACCTGCTGCGCGACGGTCGTGGTCGCCGGAACATATCCGGGCAATCTCACGGTCGACGCAGGTCATAGCATTTGTCAGGCGTTTGTCACGCCCGTCTTGACTCTCATTGACAATCAGACAAGTCTGTTTGGTATCTTCGCGACGCACCTGAACTTCGATACGAGCATGTGGCAGGCAGCGATCGCCCCCGCTCCAGGAGGACCGGATGAACCAGCAGGTAGCAGACCTACCCGATTCCCACACCGTGCGGCATCACCCCGTGCCCCAGCACAGCCACCCGGCCATGCCGCGACTGCACGTCCCGGTCGAGCACCCTGCCCTGCGCATCCTGGTCGTCGAGAACGAGGAGCGCTCGGCCAGGGCGCTGGTGCAGGACCTGATCCGGCGGGGGTACCGCGCCGACAGCGTCACCACCGGGAGCCAGGCGCTCCAGGTGCACCGTCAGGCCGACCTGATCCTGCTCGACCTCGACCTCACCGACCTGGACGGGCTCGAGGTGTGCCGGAGCATCCGCGCGATGAGCGACACCCCGATCATCGCCGTCACCGAGCGCGGCAGCGAGCTCGACCGCGTCCTCGGGCTGCAGGCCGGCTCGGACGACTACATGGTCAAGCCCTACGGATTCCACGAACTCCTGGCCCGCATAGGGGCGGTGATGCGCCGCGTGCGGCCGTCCCCGACCGCCCGGACCATCGAGCACGGCCCGCTGCGGATCGACGCCGACACCCGCAAGGTCACCCTGCACGGCCGGCCCGTCGACCTCACGCGCAAGGAGTTCGACCTGCTGCACGCGCTCGCGATCCAGCCGGGCGCCGTCGTCTCCCGGCGGCAGCTGATGACCCAGGTCTGGGACGACGCCTGGTCGCACAAGGGCCGCACCATCGACACCCACGTCAGCAGCGTGCGGGGCAAGCTCGGATCCAGCCACTGGATCGTGACCGTCCGCGGCGTCGGATTCCGCCTGGGCAACCCGTGAGGTGCCGCGCCGCTTCCCGGTGCCGGAGGCCGTCGCCGTCGGCACCGGGAAGCGCGGCGGAAATGCGCGATCCGTCTCCTCTCCTCCGCGCGCCCCTGGTCAGTCACGCGTAGGTAAGTAGAATGCAGACTTGTCTGTATCGTTCGTTGGCGAGTGGCAAGGATCCGGGTATGGCAAAACAGGAACGCGG
It encodes:
- a CDS encoding ScbA/BarX family gamma-butyrolactone biosynthesis protein → MTAMLDSAITRLTTTVPRQYVHRAAVSEVLLTGWRPTAEPHTFVVTAQWPRGHALFAQSGGYQDPMLLVESVRQSGPLLAHAEYGVAFGHQFLMRSISFAATTDLFVATPTPTEVELHTVCRDIVRRGNDLRGMRLDVTAKVDGVALATAGGAFTLAGPSVYERLRGGRPTCVDRLPGQPIDPARVGRTDPQHVVLSDDPDGPDNRWELRVDCNHPIFFDHRCDHVPGMVLLEGARQAARAVTGMPDTLVLDLDSTFERYAELDEPCFIEAEPVAVDAAGDIHVRARGLQRGQSLFVAHLTLRTTSR
- a CDS encoding response regulator transcription factor; its protein translation is MNQQVADLPDSHTVRHHPVPQHSHPAMPRLHVPVEHPALRILVVENEERSARALVQDLIRRGYRADSVTTGSQALQVHRQADLILLDLDLTDLDGLEVCRSIRAMSDTPIIAVTERGSELDRVLGLQAGSDDYMVKPYGFHELLARIGAVMRRVRPSPTARTIEHGPLRIDADTRKVTLHGRPVDLTRKEFDLLHALAIQPGAVVSRRQLMTQVWDDAWSHKGRTIDTHVSSVRGKLGSSHWIVTVRGVGFRLGNP